A genomic window from Microscilla marina ATCC 23134 includes:
- a CDS encoding M23 family metallopeptidase, with amino-acid sequence MKIVPTPAKKTKKDTLVKVDSTKKQDESGAAMPGPKKTQTANRGNFNLFKRNAAIVREDSVGSIDIGTNQIVKISEEIKIDCVWIKAVEYYSVWNSTYINPYRKDAKRFRDTIDIKLYDAGRGQLWSAPLATNFKTSNFGYRWGRFHHGIDLNLSIGTPIYSVFDGIVRISAYGMGFGNYVVVRHYNGLETLYGHMSIRKVEVGQVVKAGQLIGLGGSTGWSTGPHLHFEVRYQGNSIDPLLVFDFSKKGKEVFKDIFTLKPEHFWHLGNKTRKRIYHQVKYGDTLYSISRKYRIPIWTLARQNKLHYKSRLKVGQRLIIR; translated from the coding sequence ATGAAAATTGTTCCTACTCCTGCAAAAAAAACAAAGAAAGATACCTTGGTAAAAGTAGATTCTACCAAAAAACAGGATGAGTCAGGAGCGGCTATGCCAGGGCCTAAAAAAACACAAACAGCTAATAGAGGAAACTTTAACCTTTTTAAGCGTAATGCAGCCATTGTTCGAGAAGATTCTGTTGGTAGTATTGATATAGGAACCAATCAAATTGTTAAAATTTCGGAAGAGATAAAAATAGATTGTGTTTGGATTAAAGCCGTAGAATATTACTCTGTGTGGAATTCAACCTATATCAACCCTTACAGAAAAGATGCAAAAAGGTTCCGCGATACTATTGATATTAAGTTGTATGATGCTGGTCGGGGGCAACTCTGGTCGGCTCCTCTAGCCACCAATTTTAAAACGTCTAATTTTGGTTATCGTTGGGGGAGGTTTCATCATGGAATAGATTTAAACCTTTCTATTGGAACACCCATTTATAGTGTGTTTGATGGCATCGTTAGAATCTCTGCCTATGGTATGGGTTTTGGAAACTATGTAGTAGTGCGCCACTACAATGGGTTAGAAACATTGTATGGTCACATGAGTATCCGTAAAGTAGAAGTCGGGCAAGTAGTAAAAGCCGGACAACTCATAGGCTTGGGAGGGAGCACTGGATGGAGTACCGGACCACATTTACACTTTGAGGTTCGTTACCAAGGCAACTCGATTGATCCTTTGTTGGTATTTGATTTTTCTAAAAAAGGAAAAGAGGTGTTCAAAGATATATTTACTTTAAAGCCTGAACACTTTTGGCATTTGGGCAATAAAACCCGAAAACGGATATATCACCAGGTAAAGTATGGAGATACGTTGTATTCCATTAGTCGTAAGTACCGTATTCCGATATGGACACTGGCCAGGCAAAATAAACTACATTATAAATCCCGTCTCAAAGTAGGGCAACGATTAATTATCAGATGA
- a CDS encoding sigma-70 family RNA polymerase sigma factor, producing the protein MRQLKISKQITNRESQSLDKYLQEIGKVDLLTPDEEVELAKRIREGDQVALEKLTKANLRFVVSVAKQYQNQGLSLGDLINEGNLGLIKAAQRFDETRGFKFISYAVWWIRQSILQALAEQSRIVRLPLNRVGSLNKISKTFSELEQKYEREPSPDELAEVLDVTTSEVVDTLKISGRHVSMDAPFVQGEENSLLDVLENESEVKPDSELMNDSLRKEVQRALSTLTQREADVITLYFGLNGEHAMTLEEIGEKFNLTRERVRQIKEKAIRRLRHTSRSKALKPYLG; encoded by the coding sequence ATGAGACAACTGAAGATAAGCAAGCAGATTACCAACCGAGAAAGTCAGTCACTTGACAAGTATTTACAAGAAATCGGAAAAGTAGATTTGCTAACACCTGATGAAGAGGTAGAACTTGCCAAAAGAATTAGAGAAGGCGATCAGGTAGCTTTGGAAAAACTAACCAAAGCCAACCTAAGATTCGTGGTTTCTGTGGCAAAGCAATACCAAAATCAAGGCTTATCTTTGGGAGATTTGATTAATGAAGGTAACCTTGGGCTTATTAAAGCTGCACAGCGTTTTGATGAAACTCGTGGTTTTAAATTCATTTCTTATGCCGTTTGGTGGATAAGACAATCTATTCTACAAGCATTGGCGGAGCAGTCACGAATTGTTCGATTACCGTTGAACCGCGTAGGTTCATTGAACAAGATTTCAAAGACATTTTCAGAACTCGAACAAAAATATGAACGTGAGCCTTCCCCAGATGAATTAGCCGAAGTATTAGATGTTACTACTTCGGAAGTGGTAGATACTCTTAAAATTTCAGGGCGACATGTATCTATGGATGCACCTTTTGTACAAGGAGAAGAGAATAGCTTGTTAGATGTGCTCGAAAACGAAAGCGAGGTAAAGCCGGATTCAGAATTGATGAACGACTCGTTACGTAAAGAGGTACAACGGGCGCTTTCTACGCTTACCCAACGCGAAGCCGATGTAATTACTCTATACTTTGGTCTGAACGGAGAGCACGCAATGACTCTGGAAGAAATCGGAGAAAAGTTTAATCTTACCCGTGAGCGTGTACGTCAGATCAAAGAAAAAGCTATCCGCCGACTGCGACATACTTCCCGAAGCAAAGCATTGAAACCTTACTTGGGATAA
- a CDS encoding START-like domain-containing protein — protein sequence MTKYKFSSEYEIHASPKRIYSYVHTANGLEQWFATKVEVKGKEKVFNFVWDNEDHFARIVAHRTNKLVKFEFISDEEGKSNYIEFRLEHNEMTDSTFLKVTDYSEMEDEDDLNGLWDGLVADLREVVGG from the coding sequence ATGACAAAGTATAAGTTTTCTAGTGAATATGAAATACACGCCTCTCCCAAACGTATTTATTCTTATGTCCATACAGCAAACGGATTGGAGCAATGGTTTGCAACAAAAGTGGAAGTGAAAGGCAAGGAGAAAGTTTTTAACTTTGTATGGGACAACGAAGATCATTTTGCCCGTATAGTTGCACACCGTACCAACAAATTGGTTAAATTTGAATTTATTTCAGACGAAGAAGGCAAATCCAACTATATTGAGTTTAGGCTAGAACACAACGAGATGACAGATTCTACTTTTTTGAAAGTAACTGACTACTCAGAAATGGAAGATGAAGACGACTTGAATGGTTTGTGGGACGGGCTGGTGGCTGACCTTCGTGAAGTGGTAGGAGGTTAG
- the trxB gene encoding thioredoxin-disulfide reductase, with amino-acid sequence MTTENVDCLIIGSGPAGYTAAIYASRAGLKPVLYTGPEPGGQLMLTSDVENFPGYSDGIMGPQMMEDFRKQATRFGADIRMGLATSVDFSGKLHKVIVDNKHEITAKSVIISTGASAKWLGLESELRLRDIGGGVSSCAVCDGFFFKDKDVVVVGGGDSAAEEASYLSKICHKVYLLVRRDEMRASKIMQQRVTSKENVEVLWNTVTEEVLGKEQVEAVRVKNNVTGETKDLSVSAFFVAIGHKPNTGIFKEYIDMDDTGYILTEKGTSRTNIEGVFASGDVQDKDYRQAITAAGSGCMAALDAERYLAEQEAIGTFA; translated from the coding sequence ATGACTACAGAAAACGTAGATTGTTTGATTATAGGATCAGGGCCAGCAGGTTATACTGCGGCCATTTATGCATCTAGAGCAGGCCTAAAGCCTGTATTATATACCGGACCAGAGCCTGGTGGACAATTGATGCTTACGAGTGATGTTGAAAACTTTCCTGGTTATTCGGATGGCATTATGGGACCACAAATGATGGAAGATTTTCGTAAACAGGCAACTCGTTTTGGTGCGGACATCAGAATGGGGTTGGCTACTTCGGTAGATTTCTCTGGAAAGTTACACAAGGTAATCGTGGATAATAAACACGAAATCACTGCCAAAAGTGTAATTATTTCTACAGGTGCATCTGCCAAATGGTTGGGGCTTGAGTCTGAGCTTCGTTTACGTGACATAGGAGGGGGAGTATCTTCTTGTGCAGTATGTGACGGTTTCTTTTTCAAAGATAAGGATGTAGTGGTTGTTGGAGGGGGAGATTCTGCTGCGGAAGAGGCATCCTATTTGTCTAAAATCTGCCACAAGGTTTATTTGTTGGTGCGTCGTGATGAAATGCGTGCTTCTAAAATTATGCAGCAACGTGTTACCAGTAAAGAAAATGTAGAAGTACTTTGGAATACCGTAACAGAAGAAGTGCTTGGGAAAGAGCAGGTAGAGGCTGTAAGAGTTAAAAATAACGTAACAGGTGAAACTAAAGATCTTTCAGTAAGTGCTTTCTTTGTAGCAATTGGTCATAAGCCAAATACTGGTATTTTTAAAGAGTATATAGATATGGACGATACTGGATACATTCTCACTGAAAAAGGCACCAGTAGAACTAATATAGAAGGTGTATTTGCCTCAGGCGATGTGCAAGATAAAGATTATCGCCAAGCAATTACTGCCGCAGGATCAGGCTGTATGGCAGCGTTAGATGCAGAGCGTTATCTTGCTGAACAAGAAGCAATAGGTACATTTGCATAA
- a CDS encoding two-component regulator propeller domain-containing protein: protein MKKLMLVFYLFGWVNYVSQAQQVPPDMLHKFDITKFTTKSGLSQNTIWYTIQDKQGFMWFATGDGLDRYDGKGFKYYTPQTSGLSSSYIREIYQAKNGIIWLGSSDTGLDRFDPKTNKFTNYPAKSTLAGTNVQSITEDQLGNLWVGTKNGLNRLTPAPNQPDSMLVQQYLPDSNKVNALSQKDVLSLCTRKDGSVWAGTTNGLNQIIMKPNGSVEFKHYFTQKNKRLGFVEAIYEDNQQRLWIGTSHDIGIFDPASRKFTSYTKGLKNNYLRCIIQDSKGIIWIGTDSGIYWFDDQRQAFIHFEDHIKGSQALYDTGVMSIWEDHAGNLWVGTIGNGAYMLNRTTQKFALYTLFLPNKTGKKTQVSCWHMVPGDSSTIWLRTLSDRLVNFNPKTDSVIEYKHRKNAPNSLSHPRVRSIYKDKDGRLWVGTVNGLDLFIPSKNHFKHYRLSNDRLNIIHHIIEGPQGRLLVNVNSKWLYQYNPVTDSFSKYLQLPRKKTRRRQINTITVTQDGTVWLGTLTGLVRLDSKNQTHTLYTESSGLKNNSVLDIYQSTDQQIWFTSYGGGLSKVVQKTEEQVEFRHYGKAQGLMNEFVYGIQEDAQGNLWMSHEKGISRFNLKTEKFTNYTITDGIQDGEFNQDSFGKRNNGQLFFGGTKGINAFHPKNIKPNPYIPPVVLTSFQLSNDSDEAAQAFDTNIGYRKKIVLNHEQAKGFSFEFAALSYANASNNQYKVKLEGYDKAWHNLNTRNFASYTNIPPGRYVFRVQGSNNDGVWNTKGLAIEIVILPAWWQTWWFKVGWISTVILLSLGFYRYRINSIKAQKRILEEKVVKRTKEVVAQKEEIHQQKEEIISRNAAITAQNEELYQQQEEIMAQRDAIEQQNNALSTQNRHIRQSIKSAKTIQEAILPFDVRMQQVLGEHFVIYRPRDVVSGDFYWLGEVNNKKVLAAIDCTGHGVPGAFMSMIGFTILNEIINAKQITDPGTILEKLRYYVRYALRQDETGGRNGMDVALITLEDVDDQHTKVAFAGAKRPLWYISQGDTELQKIKGSSISIGIIYDEERCINTKELMFKKGSLLYLCSDGFADQNNQERKKIGNQQLTKMLYQNHSLPLNTQKQILEETLDQHMVGTEQRDDILLIGLKT, encoded by the coding sequence ATGAAAAAACTAATGCTTGTGTTTTACTTATTTGGCTGGGTAAACTATGTAAGCCAGGCTCAACAAGTGCCACCTGACATGCTACACAAGTTTGACATAACTAAATTTACGACTAAATCTGGACTATCTCAAAATACTATCTGGTACACCATACAAGATAAGCAGGGCTTTATGTGGTTTGCTACTGGTGACGGACTGGACAGGTATGACGGCAAAGGTTTTAAATATTATACCCCTCAAACTTCTGGTTTAAGTAGTAGTTATATACGTGAAATATATCAAGCAAAAAACGGTATTATTTGGTTGGGTTCATCTGATACGGGACTAGACCGTTTTGATCCTAAAACCAATAAATTTACTAACTACCCCGCAAAAAGTACCCTTGCTGGCACAAATGTTCAAAGTATTACAGAAGATCAATTAGGAAACTTATGGGTAGGAACAAAGAACGGCCTAAACCGACTTACACCTGCTCCTAATCAACCAGACTCAATGCTTGTACAGCAATACCTGCCTGATTCAAATAAAGTAAACGCCCTTAGTCAAAAAGATGTGCTAAGTTTATGTACAAGAAAAGATGGTAGTGTATGGGCAGGAACAACTAATGGACTGAACCAAATCATCATGAAACCCAATGGTTCAGTAGAGTTCAAACATTACTTTACTCAAAAAAACAAGCGACTAGGCTTTGTAGAAGCCATTTACGAAGATAACCAACAAAGACTTTGGATAGGCACTTCTCATGATATAGGTATCTTTGACCCTGCTTCTCGCAAGTTTACCTCATACACCAAAGGGCTAAAAAATAATTATCTCCGTTGTATTATACAAGACAGCAAGGGCATTATATGGATAGGCACAGACTCAGGAATATATTGGTTTGATGATCAACGTCAAGCGTTTATTCATTTTGAAGATCATATCAAAGGCTCACAAGCATTGTATGACACAGGGGTTATGAGTATTTGGGAAGATCACGCAGGAAATTTATGGGTAGGCACTATAGGTAATGGTGCTTATATGCTCAACAGAACTACTCAAAAATTTGCATTGTATACGCTTTTTTTACCAAATAAAACCGGAAAAAAAACTCAGGTTTCTTGTTGGCATATGGTACCTGGAGACTCTAGCACCATTTGGCTACGCACACTTAGTGATCGACTGGTAAACTTCAATCCTAAAACTGACAGTGTTATTGAATACAAACATCGCAAGAACGCTCCTAACAGCTTAAGCCACCCCAGGGTACGGAGTATTTATAAGGATAAAGATGGCAGATTATGGGTAGGCACAGTGAATGGACTTGACTTATTTATTCCCTCAAAAAATCACTTCAAACACTATAGGCTCTCTAACGACCGACTCAATATTATTCATCACATTATTGAAGGTCCACAAGGAAGACTTTTGGTAAATGTAAACTCTAAGTGGCTGTATCAATATAATCCAGTCACCGATTCGTTTTCAAAATACCTTCAACTTCCAAGAAAAAAAACCCGCAGAAGACAAATTAACACTATTACTGTCACACAAGATGGTACTGTATGGTTAGGCACTCTAACAGGGTTGGTGAGGTTAGATTCCAAAAACCAAACACACACACTTTACACCGAGTCATCAGGGCTAAAAAACAATAGCGTATTGGACATTTACCAGAGTACAGATCAACAGATATGGTTTACCAGCTATGGAGGGGGGCTTAGTAAGGTTGTACAAAAAACAGAAGAACAAGTAGAGTTTCGTCATTATGGCAAAGCTCAAGGTTTAATGAATGAGTTTGTATATGGTATACAAGAAGATGCCCAAGGTAATCTTTGGATGAGCCACGAAAAAGGGATTTCGAGGTTCAACCTAAAGACAGAGAAATTTACTAACTATACAATCACAGATGGTATTCAAGATGGAGAGTTTAATCAAGACTCTTTTGGTAAACGCAATAATGGGCAATTATTTTTTGGTGGTACTAAGGGTATCAATGCTTTTCACCCAAAAAACATCAAACCCAATCCATATATTCCCCCTGTTGTACTTACGAGTTTTCAGCTCTCAAACGATTCAGATGAGGCTGCCCAAGCCTTTGATACAAACATTGGCTACAGAAAAAAAATTGTGCTTAATCACGAGCAAGCTAAAGGTTTTTCTTTTGAGTTTGCAGCTTTAAGTTATGCCAATGCTAGTAACAACCAGTACAAAGTAAAGCTAGAAGGGTATGATAAAGCCTGGCATAACCTCAATACCCGAAATTTTGCCAGCTATACCAATATTCCCCCAGGTCGCTATGTGTTCAGGGTACAGGGATCAAATAATGATGGTGTATGGAATACCAAAGGGTTAGCCATAGAAATAGTAATTTTACCTGCCTGGTGGCAAACCTGGTGGTTTAAGGTTGGGTGGATATCTACAGTAATTTTATTATCATTGGGTTTTTACCGTTACAGAATTAATAGTATTAAAGCGCAAAAAAGAATCCTGGAAGAGAAGGTAGTGAAACGCACTAAAGAGGTGGTAGCACAAAAAGAAGAAATACATCAACAAAAAGAAGAGATCATTTCCCGCAATGCCGCAATTACCGCTCAAAATGAAGAACTTTATCAACAACAAGAAGAGATTATGGCACAAAGGGATGCTATAGAACAACAAAATAATGCCCTCAGTACCCAAAATCGCCATATTAGACAAAGCATCAAATCGGCTAAAACAATTCAAGAAGCTATTCTCCCTTTTGATGTACGAATGCAACAGGTATTGGGTGAACATTTTGTAATTTACCGACCACGTGATGTAGTCTCAGGAGATTTTTACTGGTTAGGTGAAGTAAATAATAAAAAAGTACTTGCCGCTATTGATTGTACAGGGCATGGGGTTCCTGGTGCATTTATGAGTATGATTGGTTTTACTATTCTTAACGAAATAATTAACGCTAAGCAAATAACTGACCCAGGAACCATACTGGAGAAACTTCGCTATTATGTTCGTTATGCTCTACGACAAGACGAAACAGGTGGACGTAATGGTATGGATGTAGCACTCATTACCCTTGAAGATGTAGACGATCAACATACTAAGGTTGCTTTTGCTGGTGCCAAACGACCATTATGGTATATAAGCCAAGGGGATACAGAGTTACAAAAGATCAAAGGTAGTTCTATATCTATTGGTATTATATACGATGAAGAAAGATGTATTAATACAAAGGAATTGATGTTTAAAAAAGGGAGTTTACTTTATCTATGTAGTGATGGTTTTGCTGACCAAAACAACCAAGAAAGGAAAAAAATTGGCAACCAGCAACTGACTAAAATGCTATACCAAAACCATTCACTGCCTTTAAACACGCAAAAACAAATACTAGAGGAAACATTAGATCAACACATGGTAGGAACAGAGCAAAGAGATGATATATTGCTTATAGGATTAAAAACATAA
- the rpsO gene encoding 30S ribosomal protein S15 has product MYLTKEKKQELFEQHGNGKAKTDTGSPEAQIALFTYRINHLTEHLKNNKKDYSTQLGLKKLVGKRRRLLDYLHDNEINRYRAIIAELGIRK; this is encoded by the coding sequence ATGTATTTGACGAAAGAAAAGAAACAAGAATTATTTGAGCAGCACGGAAACGGAAAAGCAAAAACCGACACGGGCTCTCCAGAAGCACAAATTGCGTTGTTTACGTACCGCATTAATCACTTGACTGAACATCTTAAGAACAATAAGAAAGATTATTCTACTCAGCTGGGATTGAAAAAATTGGTAGGTAAGAGAAGAAGATTATTGGATTATCTTCACGATAATGAAATCAATCGTTATCGTGCTATTATTGCAGAACTTGGTATCAGAAAGTAA
- a CDS encoding LptF/LptG family permease, producing the protein MKKIDKLVLQSFFGPFILTLSVLVFIFLVQQLLQYLDEFMGKGLSYLVFAELVFYFSLHIIPMVLPLATLLASLITFGNLGEHHELTAMKSSGISLIRVLTPLFMVVVCFAVVSFWFNNSIVPKANLDAYSLLYDIRQTKPALDIKEGAFYGGIPNYSIKVNHKFPDGRTLKDVIIYDHSGRRGNKQVILADSGQMYTFDKGNFLAFELFKGVRYHELPTREGARPSEEFLKSKFKHSKMIFSLESFNMDTTDKNLFKSNKIMRNVTELNKDIDSLTRKRKDLEARVLKYISPYYLYHMRDRTIDTLLNEGTKVVSLLKTWKKELDTTRYKKSQAVIYKDAFNRASNVKTVVVNRTKQWQQTIKDRNIFAIEKHRKYTNAVACIIMFLIGAPLGAIIKKGGLGMPIIISIIFFIIFYLLSMTGEKWAKDSMVPVAYGMWGANFILFWVGLFFLRQAKNDSRILEADMYRIYWDKFIRNFKPKSKKKSEVKA; encoded by the coding sequence ATGAAGAAAATAGATAAACTGGTTTTACAATCATTTTTTGGCCCTTTTATACTTACCTTATCAGTGCTTGTCTTTATATTTTTAGTACAACAGCTGCTACAGTATTTAGACGAGTTTATGGGCAAAGGCTTGAGCTATTTAGTGTTTGCCGAACTGGTTTTTTACTTTAGTCTTCATATCATTCCTATGGTTTTGCCGTTGGCAACATTGTTGGCTTCGCTTATTACCTTTGGCAACCTAGGTGAGCATCACGAGCTTACCGCAATGAAAAGTTCGGGCATATCACTTATTAGGGTACTCACCCCACTTTTTATGGTAGTGGTCTGTTTTGCTGTTGTGTCCTTTTGGTTTAACAATAGCATTGTGCCTAAAGCCAACCTCGATGCCTACAGCTTATTGTATGATATTCGCCAAACCAAACCCGCACTTGATATCAAAGAAGGCGCTTTTTATGGAGGAATTCCTAACTACAGCATCAAGGTAAACCACAAGTTTCCTGATGGTCGTACACTTAAAGATGTTATTATTTATGATCATAGTGGACGTAGGGGCAACAAACAAGTGATTTTAGCAGACTCAGGGCAAATGTATACTTTTGATAAAGGAAATTTTTTGGCGTTTGAATTGTTTAAAGGAGTACGATACCATGAACTACCCACCCGTGAAGGTGCCCGCCCTTCCGAAGAGTTTTTGAAAAGTAAATTTAAGCATAGTAAAATGATTTTTAGTCTGGAGTCTTTTAATATGGATACCACTGATAAAAACCTTTTCAAAAGCAATAAAATCATGCGTAATGTCACAGAGCTAAATAAAGACATTGATTCTTTGACAAGAAAACGCAAAGATTTGGAAGCAAGAGTTTTAAAATATATCAGTCCTTATTATTTGTACCATATGCGTGACCGCACAATTGATACTTTGCTTAATGAAGGAACAAAAGTGGTCAGTTTACTTAAAACCTGGAAAAAAGAGTTAGATACAACACGCTATAAAAAAAGCCAGGCTGTAATTTACAAAGATGCTTTTAACCGAGCTAGTAATGTGAAAACTGTAGTAGTGAATCGTACCAAACAATGGCAACAAACAATCAAGGACCGTAATATTTTTGCCATTGAAAAACATCGAAAATATACCAATGCAGTAGCTTGTATTATTATGTTTTTGATAGGGGCACCACTAGGAGCCATCATCAAAAAAGGAGGACTTGGTATGCCCATTATCATCTCTATTATTTTCTTTATTATTTTTTACCTGCTCTCTATGACAGGAGAAAAATGGGCAAAAGACTCAATGGTTCCGGTAGCCTATGGAATGTGGGGGGCAAACTTCATATTGTTTTGGGTGGGCTTGTTTTTCTTACGCCAGGCAAAAAACGATTCACGGATTTTAGAGGCTGATATGTACCGTATTTATTGGGACAAATTTATCAGAAACTTCAAACCTAAAAGCAAGAAAAAGTCTGAAGTGAAGGCATAA
- the pnp gene encoding polyribonucleotide nucleotidyltransferase has translation MLPKVITKEIVLADGRKITLETGKLARQANGSVVVTMGQTMLLATVVSQKEAKDDVDFLPLSVDFQERFAAAGKVPGGFLKREGRLSNYEILTCRLVDRAMRPLFPGDYHADTQINIFLISSDPEVPADALAALAASSAVSVSDIPFNGPTAEVRVARVNGEFVINPSVEAIEEADLDIMLAATLDSVLMVEGEMQEVSEQDMLDAIRFGHEVIKTLCQAQKELEAEAGATEKREYDHEKHDPELEQRLYDELYEKAYKVAQQQISNKSERSEAFNVIKDEFIDSLPEDHEVDLYLVKQYYGKIKKKACRDLALKDRKRIDGRDFSEIRPIWGEVNYLPATHGSALFTRGETQSLTTLTLGTKLDELFIDNATFKGTQKFMLHYNFPGFSTGEVKPNRGASRREIGHGNLAYRALKGMLPKDEDNPYTIRIVSDIMESNGSSSMATVCAGTMALMDGGISIKAPVSGIAMGLISDESDPENYAVLSDILGDEDHLGDMDFKVTGTRDGITACQMDIKMEGLSYDILTKALAQAREGRLHILDKIEEIIPSTNSDLKPHAPRSTTVVIEKDMIGAVIGPGGKIVQLIQKESGATVVIEEKDEHGHVNIFANDRESMDKAHEMVKQIIAVPTVGEVYEGKVKSIMPFGAFVEFLPGKEGLLHISEIKWERIEKMDGVLESGEEITVKLIDVDKRSGKYRLSRKALLPRPAKKQD, from the coding sequence ATGTTACCAAAAGTTATTACCAAGGAAATTGTCTTAGCAGATGGACGCAAAATCACTCTTGAGACGGGAAAACTTGCCCGGCAGGCAAATGGTTCTGTTGTAGTTACTATGGGCCAAACCATGTTGTTGGCTACTGTAGTTTCACAAAAAGAAGCTAAAGATGACGTAGATTTTTTGCCGCTATCAGTAGATTTTCAAGAACGTTTTGCGGCTGCTGGAAAAGTTCCAGGTGGCTTTTTGAAACGAGAAGGTAGACTGTCTAATTATGAAATTCTTACATGTCGTTTGGTTGATCGTGCCATGCGTCCACTGTTTCCGGGTGATTACCATGCAGACACGCAAATTAATATCTTTTTAATATCTTCTGATCCTGAAGTACCTGCAGATGCACTAGCTGCATTGGCGGCGTCTTCTGCGGTATCTGTATCTGATATTCCTTTCAACGGCCCTACTGCCGAAGTAAGAGTTGCTAGAGTTAATGGTGAGTTTGTAATTAACCCATCAGTAGAGGCAATTGAAGAAGCTGACCTGGATATTATGTTGGCTGCCACACTCGACAGTGTATTAATGGTAGAGGGTGAAATGCAAGAAGTGTCTGAGCAAGATATGCTTGATGCGATCCGTTTTGGGCATGAAGTTATCAAGACATTATGCCAAGCGCAAAAAGAGCTTGAAGCAGAGGCAGGAGCTACTGAAAAACGTGAATATGATCACGAAAAACACGATCCTGAGTTAGAGCAAAGGCTGTATGATGAGTTATACGAAAAAGCCTACAAGGTAGCCCAACAGCAAATTAGCAATAAGTCTGAGCGTTCAGAAGCTTTCAATGTGATCAAAGATGAGTTCATTGATAGTTTGCCTGAAGATCACGAAGTAGATTTATACTTGGTAAAGCAATATTACGGCAAAATCAAGAAAAAGGCTTGTCGCGATTTAGCGCTTAAGGATAGAAAAAGAATTGATGGACGTGATTTTAGTGAAATCCGACCTATTTGGGGGGAGGTAAATTATTTGCCTGCTACTCACGGTTCAGCTTTATTTACCAGAGGTGAAACACAGTCATTGACCACCCTTACTTTGGGTACTAAACTAGATGAGTTGTTTATTGACAATGCTACATTTAAAGGTACCCAGAAGTTTATGCTCCATTACAATTTCCCAGGTTTTTCTACTGGAGAAGTAAAGCCTAATCGAGGTGCTTCCCGTCGTGAAATTGGACACGGAAACCTTGCTTATCGTGCATTGAAGGGAATGCTGCCAAAAGATGAAGACAATCCTTATACTATACGTATAGTATCAGACATTATGGAATCTAATGGCTCGTCTTCTATGGCAACTGTTTGTGCTGGTACAATGGCATTAATGGATGGCGGTATATCTATCAAAGCACCTGTATCTGGTATTGCTATGGGATTGATTTCTGATGAAAGTGATCCTGAAAACTACGCTGTATTGTCAGATATTTTGGGTGATGAAGACCACCTAGGAGACATGGACTTTAAAGTAACTGGAACACGTGATGGAATTACGGCTTGTCAGATGGATATTAAAATGGAAGGATTATCTTATGATATTCTAACTAAAGCCCTTGCACAAGCACGTGAAGGAAGACTACACATTCTTGATAAGATCGAGGAAATTATTCCTTCTACCAATAGTGACTTGAAGCCTCATGCCCCTCGTTCTACCACTGTTGTGATAGAAAAAGACATGATTGGCGCTGTCATCGGTCCTGGTGGTAAAATCGTTCAGTTGATTCAAAAAGAGTCTGGTGCTACTGTGGTTATCGAAGAAAAAGATGAGCATGGACACGTAAACATCTTTGCCAACGACCGTGAGTCAATGGACAAAGCACATGAAATGGTAAAACAAATCATAGCTGTACCAACAGTAGGTGAAGTTTACGAGGGCAAAGTGAAGTCTATTATGCCATTTGGTGCATTTGTAGAGTTCTTGCCTGGAAAAGAAGGTTTGCTACATATTTCTGAAATCAAGTGGGAACGCATAGAGAAAATGGATGGAGTACTTGAGTCAGGAGAGGAAATAACTGTGAAGTTGATAGATGTAGACAAACGAAGTGGTAAATACAGGTTGTCACGCAAAGCGTTATTACCAAGACCTGCCAAAAAGCAAGACTAA